The genomic DNA ACAATACATCATCGgcaaaagcattaagaacagaTTTAAACCTAAGATTATATTGAATGCATAAATCATATGCAATTAGTCAGATTAAGAGTAATACATAGAATCCTAGATATTTACATCTAATCCCAATATAAAAGTAAGTTCAGTTACCCATGGAGAGCATAACTAACAAGAGAAGGTTGATGAATGTTGACAAAGCATCAAAAAATTTGGAATCAAGCTCCCTAGCCCTCCTATGGCCACTCAGGCCTTCCTCTCTCtgtttctctctattatttttctaatacaaGTGATAAAAATGAATGACACATAGCGATTTTGCAAGTGTTAATGGTGATGTATCTGGATTATTTTCGTGAGCTTATAATCTCATTGTTGTACTTCATATACGTTAATTTAATTGAACTCATTGCAGTATAAAACAGTATTGTTAAGGAAGCACTAATGTAGGACATGCTTCCAAATCTGCTTAGAAAATGTGCATTCAGAAAATTGAAGTACACACTCATTGACAATATCAAATCATGAAAACATAGCTTTTGCATTAATGTTCCAAAAGCATTATACtagaaagatattttgcaccAGATATCTTAGCATCATATCTAATCATAGGACATATTGAAATTTCGCTCACAAATGTCATTCCATTTCATTAGATTGCTTCATTTAATTAGATCATGTTTGCCAAGGGCACTGCTGCTTGGTATACCAAgggttccttttttttttttttttgtggagaagtggagtgttcggggttcgaaccccggctccggcatataaaatgcaatatccctaccaactgagttaagctcacggggattacTAAGGGTTCCTTTATTGTAAACTAAAATGAAATGTGGTAATGGCTTTTAGTTAGGCTATTATAATGTTTCAACTAAAAGCCAATTTGGTGAGCCACTTTACAATTTCTCAACATTGAATATTCGGGATGGACCCCATCAAGACTACTAAGTCACAACTAATTCTTTATAATGGAATCGGTTACCtttcttcttattttaattctttAGAATCTTATAGTTTAAGAGGAGTTGTTGCAGACAACAACTAAAGTCAGAAATTAGAAGACTGAGCTGCACACGTTTTtggcaataaaaaaataaacacctttaatatttttttttagtgtatataatatatccatttttttataatttcaaaaaaataatattattttgatgtaatctttgttttgttttaatctctataataaactttttttttttttttataaaaactttagtatatataattttctatttatgttaaattaattattgtatGATTGACTAGTACGAGAACTGCAAACATATACCATAGGGCTTAAGCCCTTTTTCtctttggttaaaaaaaaaacgaataaacttatagttgatgatttataaGCTAGCTGAAGTAGCTtacaaatatgaaatgacataaaaatgtatatttaattatttatttattttgtgtaaaaaagttaatatttattttttcaataaagattgaaaatgtaaaattgagaaaaaaaattgataagatATAATAAACTAGTTGAATTTGTTTGATAGAAACCACGAGAGTTTGATTGGTAAGGCCAACAAAAGGTTTGTAAGCTCATATGACTTGGTATCCTATTTTTACTCTCACGGAATTGGTCTCTCACTCAagtttttaaattcaaaattgtgAGTGACACTGTCAATTATAAATTCAATTGTGAGAGGACCAAAAAAATGGATTTCAAAAAAGGGAAGATTAATTCCGCGAgcgataaaaaaatatgagaatcGAAATTGCAATTAAGCTAAACTAAAATAATTCACAGGAAAAAATTTAggaccaaaaaagaaaaatgaatattgaCATAGACAATAACATACAAGTTTAAGAAAAAGACAATAGAATCATGAAAGCACCATTTCACATGTGTGGATTCACTTTATGTTTGACTAAGTAAACATATCTATCACTTTCAAACCCAGTTGCAGAACATGTCCATTTTATGACTCTAACAAACACCAACTTTTcatattaattaaaagtaccaaataatttattcaatttcatgGAAGGCCAACAACAATTAACTGCTTCAACTCTTTTGAAACTGtcaccaaaacaaaaacaataacataatAAAGACAAACACAAAACTTGCAGTTATGATCAAATCAATCAATGaacacaaaaaaacataaaacattatatttttcctcATTTCTTCTATGGCTTTCAATAGTATGATCATTCTTTTCTGTcttgtttttcatattttttcattacaaaCATGTTATTGCCAAAACAATTCTCCACAAAACATAGAAACTTTTTATCCAAATCAAACTTCACCCTCATCACCACCAACAAATCAACCACCAAAGGCACAACCACCCTCACTACCACCTCAAGGACCAATTGCGGTATCGAAAAGTAGTTCATCAAATGGTGGTAAGATAGCAAAGTTTGTGGCTGCAACTGCAGCCATCACTATAGTTATTTGTGGTTTGATCTTTATTTTAGCTAAAAGGtgtttaagaaaaagaaagagatcaGGAGAGATAAATAACATTGCTTCTGATGGAGATAGGCAACAAGTTGTTGTGCCTAAAGGGAAtgtttttgaaagaattgaCGGAAATGTGAGAGGATTAattgttgatgaagatggtTTAGATGTGATTTATTGGAGAAAACTTGAAGAGAAGAATTCCAACAAGGATCTTTATAAAAATGTGTTGAATAGTCCTAAAAACAAAGAAGTTGGAGAAGATAGTCATGAAGAAAATCAAGTGAAAAAATCTAAGTCCATTCAAGAAATACCTCTTCTTAGAGGAAAATCTTCAGCTTCACACATATTTCAAGAAGAGGATGATCTATATAGAATTCCAAGAATTCAATCTCAACCATCCACAAATGATGGTGTTCAGAAACAAGGCTTTCAATCTCAACCATCCATTCTACCATCAATTTCAGCAGCTGCAGCACCACCTGCACCTCCTCCAATACCAGCTAGGAAGAGTCaggcaccaccaccacctcctccaatGAAGACAAGTATTTTGACTTCATCATCAAAAGCTATTCCTCAAAGCAATCAAAGAAACTCTTCAGGGAAAGGCATGATGCAAGAATCCAACAATGATCAAGTGAAATTGAAGCCTTTGCATTGGGATAAAGTGAACACTAATGCTGCTGATCATTCCATGGTTTGGGACAAAGTCGATCGCGGTTCGTTCAGGTAAAACCCTAATATGTTGAATgttgttaaataaatttagttattattttagtaattttcttcttcatcgGGAATTGAACTTGTGTTtctaaattcatttctttaggGTTGATCAAGATCTTATGGAAGCTCTCTTTGGTTATGTTGCAACAAACCGAAAATCACCTCAGCAAAAGACTCATTCAACAACTCCAAGCAATGATGCCTCAACAAATATTTTCCTTCTTGATCCTAGAAAATCACAGAACATTGCTATTGTGTTGAAATCACTAGCCGTCCCACGAGGCGAAATTCTTGATGCACTCATTGATGGAAAAGGCCTAAATGCAGATACACTTGAAAAGCTTTCTAGACTTTCACCAACAGAAGAAGAGAAATCTCTTGTCCTTGATTATAAAGAAGATCCAGCAAAACTTGCTGCAGCAGAATCATTTTTATATTACATCCTTAAAGCCGTTCCTTCGGCTTTTAAGCGCTTGAATGCGATGCTATTCAGGGTGAACTATGACTCAGAGGTTATGGAAATCAACGATTCTTTGCAAATCATTGAATTGGGATGTAAAGAACTTAGAAGTCAAGGGCTTTTTTTGAAGCTTCTAGAAGCAGTTCTGAAGGCCGGGAATCGAATGAATGATGGAACTTCTAGAGGTAATGCTCAAGCGTTTAACTTGAATTCACTAAGGAAACTCAATGATGTCAAAAGCAACAATGGAAAAACCACATTACTTCACTTTGTAGTTGAAGAAGTAGTCCAATCTGAAGGAAAACGTGCCGTTCTTAACCGGAATAGCAGCCTAACCCGAAATATCAGTCAAAACAGAAGCAGCAACATGTATGGCAACTTAGAAACAAATGTTGTTTCagatgaaagaaaagaaagggaaTACAAAATGTTAGGACTATCAATTGTAGGAGGAATAAGTTCTGAATTTTCCAATGTTAAAAAAGCAGCAAATATGGATTATAATAGTTTAATTGGTTCAATTTCAGCACTATCTGTTAAGCTAATTGAGATTCAAGAACTTGTTTCACAGTGTGAGAATGGTGAGAGAGGAAATTTTGTGAAAGAAATGAACCATTTTATTGGAAATGCTGCGGAAGAATTGAAACTAGTGAGGGAAAAAGAAACAAGTGTGTTGCAGATTCTTAGTAAAACAAAACAGTATTATGAATGTGGGGGttcaaaagagaaagaagaaaataatcttCAACTATTTGGTATAGTTAAGGATTTCTTGGGAATGGTTGATCAGGTTTGCATTGAAATTGCACTTGACATGCAGAAGAAGAATCCTAAGAGGTATCAGAACAAATAAGTCCTGagattttcaaaaaatgttgtTGGAACATACAATGTCATATAACTCTAGAAATGGCCAAAGTGATTCAACTATTGCTAGAGTTTTGTTGTTTGGATCAAAGCCTTGGGACCTCTtcggattggcttatttgaggtTATTTACTGCCACAAACACCTATGAACTATTTGAAGGAACCTACAGAAACGGCCTATAACAtgtctataagttgttttcagcttattttcataagctatacaGGATAACTTACGAAAACAACTTGTactttatatgaaaacagtttgactttatttgcTTTTTGGTTATCCGCTTATAGTTTATATGCCatcacttatatgataaacacttatgctataagcggctaattaagttgttaatccAAACAGACTGAGAGTTTTTGGATGACCTACGACTACGACTAAAGACTGTGCTTCCCCGTTGATAGTATAGAAGTAGTAATGTGGAAGACAACTAtgattttaaattcattatttgtttgttttatttatatgtttatCATTGTTGAAATATTACACCATTAACCAGAACTTAGTTGTATTCTTCTGATTTTCTGTTATTGTACATACACACTTGTAAGTTTTATAAAtggaattttttattcaaaatattaaaatttgaataagatGTTAGAGCAGTTGACTTAGCATATTTCACAGCAGGTAACAATGGAACAAGTCTAATCAAGATAGGTTTGACTTAATGAGCCACTTGAAATCATGCAGCTGTACATTAcattatgttattttatcttattctcCTAAAGAATAAATCATAATTGCTACCAATTCTCTTACCTAACCACATATGACATAGTAATGTGAAATTATTCTTAGTTCTTACCTCATCAAAAACTAGACTGTGATAAATCTCAATGACAGTGAAAGGGTAAGCACGATTTCTGATGCAGATACGCCTATGTATCTCAGAGGAAGCATGAACCATCTCAATGAAGATGCTAGTTGTTAAGGGATTATGTTGTTTCAGAATTTTTTCAAAGCACATTTTTTGCCAAGAAGTCAAAACAAACTATTCAAATATACCAGCTACAAAATTGTATCACTATCTAGTATCTACTGTTGCTAACGTTTCCTTAATGATCTGTTATAAGAACTCTGACATTGATAGCCTTGAGCCCTAAACCAAAAGCAATCTAACATGTATCCATAACAACATAGCCATCACTCAAAcagtcatttgaaattctcttaTTCCATAGGAAAACATGAAATAAGTAGCGATTTTCGAAATATACTCATACACAGTTTCAAGACATGGTTTATTCTGCTCTGGACTGATTTCTAATAAAACTGCCTAAAACACGTACAATCGATACATCCTCATATACCTTAAAATGACAGTAATTGAGAATGAAGAGTCATTTGAATTGTGCCAACGGCAATGTACACAAGTCTGCTccattataaaaagttaataacCTGCCCACCTGATGATTCTATCTTATGTTTCAATTAGTAGTTAGTTGTTGGATCACAGTTCATCAAGATCCATCAAAAACTAATACAGCAGCAGCTCACCAAAGCTTTATGGTTCACGAACAAACTGAAAAAATTTGATTGCTTAATATTAGTGGATATCATATTCTTAGAAGCACCGACAAAACCACCATCATTTCAAACATGTTCATAATAAGGTGACATACTTCTAAGAATGTGGAACCAAGGTTCTAATTGTTTTCTAATGTTTGGATGTGTTCAAAGGTGTGTGTTCAAAAGTGTGACTTTAGCATCACTCCTTATAATCAAATAAACTAAATAAGGCAAACCCATGAAGGGGTAGTGAATCTTCGCCAACCTTTTTTAGCAGGAATCTCTCCCCACCTTGTTTAATGTATGATTCCATGtttttctatgattttttttttttttaaaaaaacttaacatGGTTTGAAGGTAGTCAAGTTTTTTCCAATTAAGCTTTACTCACAGCCCGAACAAACATTCCAAGGTGAAAATTTGAAAGCCAcctatagaaaaataaaagtaaatcatAAGTATATAACCAAGCAAAACATGAATGCAATTCTGTCCATACCATATGGAAACACAACCAACGAAATATCTTCTGATATAGAATGCGCATTCGTCTCATAAACAATAACTAGGCAAGGCAGCCTCATTTGTCCAGACAACAAGATCTTCACAACATTAATAATCTAAAAGGAAATTTAAAGACCTTTCCAACTCCTCACAGACTGCAACAGTGCTGACTCCAtctaaaatgcaattaattaaTAGGTTTAGACCTTCAATGCGAGTTTCTGAGATTCCTGGTGCTTCAACCTCTAGAGTTGGTTTCCACAATACTGTTCTCTCTGCCAGTAATGCTGTTACCACATATGGATCCATGTCCGAAGCAGCACGCCCACCTTCAAATTAACCTACAATCAAGACAGTCGGAAAGGTAAACAACATGTCCATGATAATACTTAACAGATTTTTTGTCAGCAGGTTGAGAATATccctgaaaataaaaataaccaccAACTAACATCTGCGTATATATGGTATACTTATAGATTTTAGCACTAAATCGGCCTTGGTATTAATAGAAAAAAGTGGAAAATAAAGCTAAATGTTAGCACTGGCATAATTCACCTTTGCCGTTCTTCTCAGTGTCTCTTACCACACAGATTGAGCATCCACAGTTAGCCACTCCTTGCACATTCAATTTTACAATAATGTTTCACACATAAAGATATACTTCGTGTTCATGTTTGAGTACTGTGTTTAACAAGaataattattcaaaattttgaaaatataccCAAGAAAATGTGTTGATGCTCGCACTCTCATGCCTTCCTGTCAACCTTGTCTCATTTCCTTCTCCATATGCTTCAATATGGACCTGGTGACGAAGGGATGGCTTCAAAATTGGCTTCTTTATTACTTCAAATTCTCCATCTTCCCTCATGCTCTTagtactaaaaaagaaaaaaaaaatattattcatcaaCTTGGTGAATTAGCGAGTTAAATATAATAGACATGCAATTATGATTCATAACAAAGGCTTGTCAAAAAGCCTGTAATTGGTGTGACATCATGTGTCAAAAAAGTGCAATatatttgttgtgaattcggataaaactcacaccaatgtaaacaaagatgtgtggagcaaaaggaagtggtaatctatgtgtaaagtgtctccaagcaacaacaacaaaaacagccCTAGTctagtgtagagcaacaccacaagcaaATACAAAGCAACCAAGATAAgcaagaaaggaagaacaaacacaccaaaaagattgttgacccagttcagccaatatggcctaatctgggggagagagcagctctccaatccactatgatgaaagtgttacaagaaaaatagcttgcaagcttacacaagaacaagtcCTAGTTTCTACCCATTTGTGTTCCCCACTCTCACAATATGAACCCTAAAAGAGAAGACACAAGAGGAAGCTTTagatccttccaatggtgaaatctcactacccaaggtgtttacaatgtttttcccaacTCAAGAGATTCTCTCTACAAAGACATTCAACCCTAGAGTTCCCccctttgtaatccaagtttctctctctaagctcttctccaaaatctgcacaagaacacttaaatacTAGCCTTCCACtgataaaatcgtgtcacgatttccaggTCGTGACACTATTGGAACGTACGTCACAAGGtacgaccagtccttatcatggaaacttaacgagcaagtttgaaaattgtgtcacgatttcccaagattgtgtcacgatttggcacccTGCAAACCAGCTCACGGCATCACAAAATCATGTCACGATGCCaaattcgtgtcacgatttctctgttcttccagaccacaaatttgaagtcAAGTCTCAACAATATTCAATTAGAAGATACAGAAGTCATAAATAAGACATTATTGAACAAAAAGGCTCAACATAGTTAAGATACCGTGACATTTTCTGAGAACTGATTGTTTCAGAAGCTTAACATCTCTGTATCAAATAGTTCAATgtgtatatataaatcaaaagtaGGTTTATGTTAAATTACCTCAAGGATGTACCTAAAAGCCCAAGGGACCATTAGCTTCAATACCTACACTCACACTAATTGAAGTAGTCGACACAATTCCAATTTTCTATGATTACATAATATAAAAGTGAATCCATATTAGTATGAAAAATTGTCTAGAATTGCAgctcttttctttttgcaaaaatatatcAGATCAGAACTAACATACAGCTTAATTCACATTGTTTCAGGCATCCCAACAACAGTACGGTTTTGTAGCACAATAATGAAATTTTGGAGAAATCGACGTACATTTTAACAAACATATAAGTGATTGGGCATAACATCTAATTCCAATCcagaaaaccaaaaaattataaccatcaaataaatcaaactaACACACCACTTTCTCATGCTGTGAATTTCCttgaacaataaatatttttaacaacAATACATAACAAAATAGCTACAGTTAGGCTGGATTACTATTAAGAATAGGTGATATCAAAGTCTCTTGGTAGACTTCTAGACTCGGGAAACTATAGTTCTTTTGAATTTCTACAGTCATAAAAGTACCATCTCTAGAATCATAAACACCCAACTTTGTTTGCGACTAAATAAACGATAGCAGCACTTGATCATCCTCGTAACGATAAAGTACCCTGCAAATGTTGTTAACTGGAAGGTGGATAAAGTACCCTGAACTGTTAATACCCATCTCTACACCACAAACTTTTCTGCTAAAGAAAGAAGCTTGACGAGGTGgaaatgaaatttgaaagagagaagaaatatattttttatatcaagtcTCTGTCTTTCATTTGGACAAACGGCTATATATAAGATTTTAGTTTTCATCTTATATTCAGTTCTTAGATGCAAATTCTACTTTGGTTAGAGTATAAAACAAGTTAAGTTCAAAAATTGTAGTACATTGTagctttaattttgttttttcttttgttctatCTTAAGCAACACAATTGTCACATTTACACTTATCCACCAACACATGTAAGGACTATATTTCAATATTAGAATGCCTTtgaaactttttatttatttatagtccAACAACTTTCCGACAAGAAACGATGAAATGAAAATTCTACCTCCATTATCACGTTATTGCCAATTACAAAGGTCCCACTGTCATTTGAAATTATTgtacatttgatttgatattcaTTTTTTCTATCCTAGTACATGCTTTATATCCTCcaacaacaaatttaaaaaatttaagcggtttggatatatatttttttttaaa from Medicago truncatula cultivar Jemalong A17 chromosome 8, MtrunA17r5.0-ANR, whole genome shotgun sequence includes the following:
- the LOC11410700 gene encoding formin-like protein 4, with protein sequence MAFNSMIILFCLVFHIFSLQTCYCQNNSPQNIETFYPNQTSPSSPPTNQPPKAQPPSLPPQGPIAVSKSSSSNGGKIAKFVAATAAITIVICGLIFILAKRCLRKRKRSGEINNIASDGDRQQVVVPKGNVFERIDGNVRGLIVDEDGLDVIYWRKLEEKNSNKDLYKNVLNSPKNKEVGEDSHEENQVKKSKSIQEIPLLRGKSSASHIFQEEDDLYRIPRIQSQPSTNDGVQKQGFQSQPSILPSISAAAAPPAPPPIPARKSQAPPPPPPMKTSILTSSSKAIPQSNQRNSSGKGMMQESNNDQVKLKPLHWDKVNTNAADHSMVWDKVDRGSFRVDQDLMEALFGYVATNRKSPQQKTHSTTPSNDASTNIFLLDPRKSQNIAIVLKSLAVPRGEILDALIDGKGLNADTLEKLSRLSPTEEEKSLVLDYKEDPAKLAAAESFLYYILKAVPSAFKRLNAMLFRVNYDSEVMEINDSLQIIELGCKELRSQGLFLKLLEAVLKAGNRMNDGTSRGNAQAFNLNSLRKLNDVKSNNGKTTLLHFVVEEVVQSEGKRAVLNRNSSLTRNISQNRSSNMYGNLETNVVSDERKEREYKMLGLSIVGGISSEFSNVKKAANMDYNSLIGSISALSVKLIEIQELVSQCENGERGNFVKEMNHFIGNAAEELKLVREKETSVLQILSKTKQYYECGGSKEKEENNLQLFGIVKDFLGMVDQVCIEIALDMQKKNPKRYQNK